In one Lolium rigidum isolate FL_2022 chromosome 3, APGP_CSIRO_Lrig_0.1, whole genome shotgun sequence genomic region, the following are encoded:
- the LOC124698779 gene encoding ultraviolet-B receptor UVR8 isoform X3, producing MWRARRWPWPRPRPRWVSSDTVVATNSGEPARRQVAALWGNGDYGRLGLGALESRWSPTVCPFFVGRPGDPPASLACGGAHTLFLTHSGRVFATGLNDFGQLGIGSSMTHSLDPIEVSGFHDRVVEISAGNHHSCAVTADGELFIWGKNSSGQLGLGKSAGKIVSTPRKVDYLADVRVKMVALGSDHSIAVTEEGEALSWGAAGAGRLGHGHKSSILGFAMASNEYTPRLIKNLDGIKIKRVAAGMLHSACSDEKGTVFIFGQKTEKVYRYLEDQMMYLDQVLLKK from the exons ATGTGGCGGGCTAGGCGCTGGCCGTGGCCGAGGCCGAGGCCGCGATGGGTCTCGTCGGACACGGTGGTGGCCACGAATTCGGGCGAGCCGgcacgacggcaggtggcggcgcTATGGGGAAACGGGGACTACGGGCGGCTGGGGCTGGGGGCGTTGGAATCGCGGTGGAGCCCCACGGTGTGCCCCTTCTTCGTAGGGCGCCCCGGCGACCCGCCCGCCTCCCTCGCCTGCGGCGGCGCTCACACCCTCTTTCTCACCC ACAGTGGGCGCGTGTTTGCTACGGGGCTGAACGACTTCGGGCAGCTTGGGATCGGCTCCTCGATGACTCATAGTCTG GACCCTATTGAAGTCTCGGGATTTCATGACAGAGTTGTAGAAATTTCAGCTGGAAACCACCATTCTTGTGCAGTAACAG CGGACGGTGAGCTCTTCATCTGGGGCAAGAATTCGAGTGGTCAGCTTGGCCTTGGAAAAA GTGCAGGAAAAATAGTCTCTACCCCGAGAAAGGTTGACTACTTGGCAGATGTTAGAGTGAAAATGGTCGCTTTGGGGTCAGATCATTCAATTGCTGTTACAG AGGAAGGTGAAGCCTTGAGTTGGGGAGCTGCTGGCGCTGGTAGACTTGGACatggccataaatctagcatcttGGGATTTGCTATGGCCTCAAA TGAATATACTCCAAGATTGATCAAAAACCTTGATGGTATCAAG ATTAAAAGGGTAGCCGCAGGAATGCTGCACTCTGCTTGCAGTGATG AAAAAGGTACCGTGTTCATATTTGGGCAGAAGACTGAGAAGGTG TACAGGTATTTGGAAGATCAAATGATGTACCTAGACCAAGTGTTGTTGAAGAAATAA
- the LOC124698779 gene encoding ultraviolet-B receptor UVR8 isoform X1, which produces MWRARRWPWPRPRPRWVSSDTVVATNSGEPARRQVAALWGNGDYGRLGLGALESRWSPTVCPFFVGRPGDPPASLACGGAHTLFLTHSGRVFATGLNDFGQLGIGSSMTHSLDPIEVSGFHDRVVEISAGNHHSCAVTADGELFIWGKNSSGQLGLGKSAGKIVSTPRKVDYLADVRVKMVALGSDHSIAVTEEGEALSWGAAGAGRLGHGHKSSILGFAMASNEYTPRLIKNLDGIKIKRVAAGMLHSACSDEKGTVFIFGQKTEKVFGRSNDVPRPSVVEEIKFSEEVACGGYHTCVVTGINFVLRVQKSKGCTDLFCT; this is translated from the exons ATGTGGCGGGCTAGGCGCTGGCCGTGGCCGAGGCCGAGGCCGCGATGGGTCTCGTCGGACACGGTGGTGGCCACGAATTCGGGCGAGCCGgcacgacggcaggtggcggcgcTATGGGGAAACGGGGACTACGGGCGGCTGGGGCTGGGGGCGTTGGAATCGCGGTGGAGCCCCACGGTGTGCCCCTTCTTCGTAGGGCGCCCCGGCGACCCGCCCGCCTCCCTCGCCTGCGGCGGCGCTCACACCCTCTTTCTCACCC ACAGTGGGCGCGTGTTTGCTACGGGGCTGAACGACTTCGGGCAGCTTGGGATCGGCTCCTCGATGACTCATAGTCTG GACCCTATTGAAGTCTCGGGATTTCATGACAGAGTTGTAGAAATTTCAGCTGGAAACCACCATTCTTGTGCAGTAACAG CGGACGGTGAGCTCTTCATCTGGGGCAAGAATTCGAGTGGTCAGCTTGGCCTTGGAAAAA GTGCAGGAAAAATAGTCTCTACCCCGAGAAAGGTTGACTACTTGGCAGATGTTAGAGTGAAAATGGTCGCTTTGGGGTCAGATCATTCAATTGCTGTTACAG AGGAAGGTGAAGCCTTGAGTTGGGGAGCTGCTGGCGCTGGTAGACTTGGACatggccataaatctagcatcttGGGATTTGCTATGGCCTCAAA TGAATATACTCCAAGATTGATCAAAAACCTTGATGGTATCAAG ATTAAAAGGGTAGCCGCAGGAATGCTGCACTCTGCTTGCAGTGATG AAAAAGGTACCGTGTTCATATTTGGGCAGAAGACTGAGAAG GTATTTGGAAGATCAAATGATGTACCTAGACCAAGTGTTGTTGAAGAAATAAAATTTTCAGAAGAAGTTGCTTGTGGAGGCTATCATACTTGCGTTGTAACAGGTATCAATTTTGTGTTACGCGTGCAGAAGTCAAAGGGGTGCACTGATTTGTTTTGTACATGA
- the LOC124698779 gene encoding ultraviolet-B receptor UVR8 isoform X4, with the protein MWRARRWPWPRPRPRWVSSDTVVATNSGEPARRQVAALWGNGDYGRLGLGALESRWSPTVCPFFVGRPGDPPASLACGGAHTLFLTHSGRVFATGLNDFGQLGIGSSMTHSLDPIEVSGFHDRVVEISAGNHHSCAVTADGELFIWGKNSSGQLGLGKSAGKIVSTPRKVDYLADVRVKMVALGSDHSIAVTEEGEALSWGAAGAGRLGHGHKSSILGFAMASNEYTPRLIKNLDGIKIKRVAAGMLHSACSDEKGIWKIK; encoded by the exons ATGTGGCGGGCTAGGCGCTGGCCGTGGCCGAGGCCGAGGCCGCGATGGGTCTCGTCGGACACGGTGGTGGCCACGAATTCGGGCGAGCCGgcacgacggcaggtggcggcgcTATGGGGAAACGGGGACTACGGGCGGCTGGGGCTGGGGGCGTTGGAATCGCGGTGGAGCCCCACGGTGTGCCCCTTCTTCGTAGGGCGCCCCGGCGACCCGCCCGCCTCCCTCGCCTGCGGCGGCGCTCACACCCTCTTTCTCACCC ACAGTGGGCGCGTGTTTGCTACGGGGCTGAACGACTTCGGGCAGCTTGGGATCGGCTCCTCGATGACTCATAGTCTG GACCCTATTGAAGTCTCGGGATTTCATGACAGAGTTGTAGAAATTTCAGCTGGAAACCACCATTCTTGTGCAGTAACAG CGGACGGTGAGCTCTTCATCTGGGGCAAGAATTCGAGTGGTCAGCTTGGCCTTGGAAAAA GTGCAGGAAAAATAGTCTCTACCCCGAGAAAGGTTGACTACTTGGCAGATGTTAGAGTGAAAATGGTCGCTTTGGGGTCAGATCATTCAATTGCTGTTACAG AGGAAGGTGAAGCCTTGAGTTGGGGAGCTGCTGGCGCTGGTAGACTTGGACatggccataaatctagcatcttGGGATTTGCTATGGCCTCAAA TGAATATACTCCAAGATTGATCAAAAACCTTGATGGTATCAAG ATTAAAAGGGTAGCCGCAGGAATGCTGCACTCTGCTTGCAGTGATG AAAAAG GTATTTGGAAGATCAAATGA
- the LOC124698779 gene encoding ultraviolet-B receptor UVR8 isoform X2, producing the protein MGLVGHGGGHEFGRAGTTAGGGAMGKRGLRAAGAGGVGIAVEPHGVPLLRRAPRRPARLPRLRRRSHPLSHPGRVFATGLNDFGQLGIGSSMTHSLDPIEVSGFHDRVVEISAGNHHSCAVTADGELFIWGKNSSGQLGLGKSAGKIVSTPRKVDYLADVRVKMVALGSDHSIAVTEEGEALSWGAAGAGRLGHGHKSSILGFAMASNEYTPRLIKNLDGIKIKRVAAGMLHSACSDEKGTVFIFGQKTEKVFGRSNDVPRPSVVEEIKFSEEVACGGYHTCVVTGINFVLRVQKSKGCTDLFCT; encoded by the exons ATGGGTCTCGTCGGACACGGTGGTGGCCACGAATTCGGGCGAGCCGgcacgacggcaggtggcggcgcTATGGGGAAACGGGGACTACGGGCGGCTGGGGCTGGGGGCGTTGGAATCGCGGTGGAGCCCCACGGTGTGCCCCTTCTTCGTAGGGCGCCCCGGCGACCCGCCCGCCTCCCTCGCCTGCGGCGGCGCTCACACCCTCTTTCTCACCC TGGGCGCGTGTTTGCTACGGGGCTGAACGACTTCGGGCAGCTTGGGATCGGCTCCTCGATGACTCATAGTCTG GACCCTATTGAAGTCTCGGGATTTCATGACAGAGTTGTAGAAATTTCAGCTGGAAACCACCATTCTTGTGCAGTAACAG CGGACGGTGAGCTCTTCATCTGGGGCAAGAATTCGAGTGGTCAGCTTGGCCTTGGAAAAA GTGCAGGAAAAATAGTCTCTACCCCGAGAAAGGTTGACTACTTGGCAGATGTTAGAGTGAAAATGGTCGCTTTGGGGTCAGATCATTCAATTGCTGTTACAG AGGAAGGTGAAGCCTTGAGTTGGGGAGCTGCTGGCGCTGGTAGACTTGGACatggccataaatctagcatcttGGGATTTGCTATGGCCTCAAA TGAATATACTCCAAGATTGATCAAAAACCTTGATGGTATCAAG ATTAAAAGGGTAGCCGCAGGAATGCTGCACTCTGCTTGCAGTGATG AAAAAGGTACCGTGTTCATATTTGGGCAGAAGACTGAGAAG GTATTTGGAAGATCAAATGATGTACCTAGACCAAGTGTTGTTGAAGAAATAAAATTTTCAGAAGAAGTTGCTTGTGGAGGCTATCATACTTGCGTTGTAACAGGTATCAATTTTGTGTTACGCGTGCAGAAGTCAAAGGGGTGCACTGATTTGTTTTGTACATGA